The following proteins are encoded in a genomic region of Streptomyces collinus Tu 365:
- a CDS encoding MGMT family protein — translation MSEQSPAEDTREGYADALPEYAERVLEVAERIPPGHVMTYGDVAEWLDGETDETGETDETAGAGGRRRVGPRQVGRVMSLYGSAVPWWRVVRSDGVLLPGHELRALAHYRAEGTPLKEAARSAEGHVPRLDMRRARWDGEAGVEGHT, via the coding sequence ATGAGCGAGCAGAGCCCTGCCGAGGACACCCGCGAGGGGTACGCCGACGCGCTGCCGGAGTACGCCGAGCGGGTCCTGGAGGTCGCCGAGCGGATCCCGCCCGGGCACGTGATGACGTACGGCGACGTCGCCGAGTGGCTCGACGGCGAGACCGACGAGACCGGCGAGACCGACGAGACCGCCGGGGCAGGCGGGAGACGGCGCGTGGGGCCGCGCCAGGTCGGCCGGGTGATGTCCCTCTACGGGAGCGCCGTCCCCTGGTGGCGCGTGGTGCGCTCCGACGGGGTGCTGCTGCCCGGCCACGAGCTGCGTGCCCTCGCCCACTACCGCGCGGAGGGCACGCCCCTGAAGGAGGCGGCCAGGAGCGCCGAGGGCCATGTGCCGCGCCTCGACATGAGACGGGCCCGCTGGGACGGCGAGGCGGGTGTGGAGGGTCACACCTGA